A window of Cryptomeria japonica chromosome 3, Sugi_1.0, whole genome shotgun sequence contains these coding sequences:
- the LOC131050156 gene encoding L-lactate dehydrogenase B, whose product MEKGKRSTSYGDLGINIAGSFFKSIEGVGPLSPSTRNTKVTVVGVGNVGMAIAQTILTQELTNELVLIDIQAEKLRGEMLDLQHAAAFLPRTKIVADTDYAVSAGSDLCIITAGARQRDGESRLGLVERNLHLFKSIVPQVVKYSPNSILLVVSNPVDVLTYITWKLSGFPSNRVIGSGTNLDSSRFRFMIADHLDVNAQDVQAFMIGEHGDSSVALWSSISVGGMPVLSFLDKNQIPYEKHHLEAIHHTVVNSAYEVIKLKGYTSWAIGYSAANLAKSLLRNQRRIHPVSVLAKGFHGIEEEVFLSLPAQLGRGGVLGVVNIHLTEEESLSLMKSARAILDVQQRLSI is encoded by the coding sequence ATGGAGAAGGGAAAGAGAAGCACGAGCTACGGCGATTTGGGGATAAACATAGCCGGGAGCTTCTTCAAGTCGATAGAAGGCGTCGGACCCCTTTCACCCAGCACACGAAACACAAAGGTCACTGTTGTGGGCGTCGGAAATGTAGGGATGGCCATCGCCCAAACCATTCTTACACAGGAGCTAACAAATGAGCTGGTATTGATAGACATTCAGGCGGAAAAGCTAAGGGGGGAGATGCTGGACCTGCAACACGCCGCCGCCTTTCTTCCTCGCACCAAGATCGTGGCCGATACGGACTATGCTGTCTCTGCTGGGTCGGATCTGTGTATTATCACCGCAGGGGCTCGGCAGCGCGATGGGGAATCGCGGTTGGGACTGGTGGAGCGCAATCTCCACCTGTTCAAAAGCATTGTGCCCCAGGTCGTTAAATACAGCCCTAATTCCATCCTTCTGGTGGTGTCGAACCCTGTGGATGTTTTGACCTACATTACCTGGAAGCTTTCGGGATTCCCGTCGAACAGAGTGATTGGGAGTGGCACTAATCTGGATTCATCGCGCTTTCGCTTCATGATCGCCGACCACCTGGATGTGAACGCGCAGGATGTGCAGGCGTTCATGATTGGCGAGCATGGTGATAGCTCTGTGGCGCTCTGGTCCTCCATCAGTGTGGGAGGGATGCCCGTCCTGAGCTTCCTGGATAAGAATCAGATTCCCTATGAGAAGCACCATCTTGAGGCCATTCACCACACTGTTGTAAATAGCGCCTATGAGGTCATTAAACTTAAGGGCTATACTTCCTGGGCTATTGGGTACTCGGCGGCTAATCTGGCCAAGAGTTTGCTGCGTAATCAGAGAAGGATCCATCCGGTTTCTGTTCTGGCCAAGGGTTTTCATGGAATAGAAGAAGAGGTCTTTCTTAGCCTGCCTGCGCAGCTGGGCAGAGGAGGTGTGCTCGGTGTCGTTAATATCcatttgacagaggaggagagccTTAGTCTCATGAAGTCCGCCCGGGCCATTCTGGATGTTCAACAGCGCCTTTCTATTTGA